One genomic region from Streptomyces sp. Li-HN-5-11 encodes:
- a CDS encoding TetR/AcrR family transcriptional regulator, whose translation MTVEEAQPVLPAGRRERSKQRMHHRLYTSALELFAEQGYERTTIDQITERADVARGTFFNHFQRKEDLVTVWAQQRQEKLRTFMEKSLTGEDDDTTVQLERCMSVLADFNESERDLTGVMLTAWVKSGQPLLEEPDAGHVFAQIISSGQSRGDVPSDIDPVVAGNMLRDAYLGLLYRWTRADEGRVPLHVELRALLRIALTGVLSYSKRGWTTAHASNKAVQGS comes from the coding sequence ATGACAGTTGAGGAAGCCCAGCCCGTGCTCCCCGCCGGCCGGCGGGAACGGAGCAAGCAGCGCATGCACCACCGCTTGTACACATCGGCCTTGGAACTCTTCGCCGAGCAGGGTTACGAACGCACCACGATCGACCAGATCACCGAACGCGCCGACGTGGCCCGGGGAACGTTCTTCAACCACTTCCAGCGCAAGGAGGATCTCGTCACCGTATGGGCGCAGCAGCGCCAGGAGAAGCTGCGGACCTTCATGGAGAAGTCGCTGACCGGCGAAGACGACGACACCACCGTCCAGTTGGAGCGGTGCATGTCCGTCCTCGCCGACTTCAACGAGTCGGAACGCGACCTCACCGGCGTCATGCTGACAGCCTGGGTGAAGTCGGGCCAGCCGCTGCTGGAGGAACCCGACGCGGGCCACGTCTTCGCGCAGATCATCTCCTCGGGACAGTCCCGGGGAGACGTCCCCTCCGACATCGACCCGGTGGTGGCGGGCAACATGTTGCGGGACGCCTACCTGGGCCTCCTCTACCGATGGACCAGGGCCGACGAGGGACGGGTACCGCTCCACGTCGAACTGCGTGCGCTGCTGCGGATCGCCCTCACCGGCGTCCTCTCCTACAGCAAGCGGGGGTGGA